Proteins from a single region of Enoplosus armatus isolate fEnoArm2 chromosome 6, fEnoArm2.hap1, whole genome shotgun sequence:
- the rab19 gene encoding ras-related protein Rab-19 isoform X2 yields the protein MQSAGPEIEDSFDFLFKIILVGDSNVGKTCVVQSFKSGIFMEKQQNTIGVDFTVRTLDIDGKKVKMQVWDTAGQERFRTITQSYYRSAHGAMVAYDITRRTTFESVSHWIREVEQYGAASVLLILIGNKSDLQAQRQVLFEDACTLAENNGVLAALETSAKEAQNVEAAFILMARELLARNGMTIVDEASQDPQFMLSNSSHPVHGTVSSDKKCGC from the exons ATGCAGTCTGCAGGGCCGGAGATTGAGGACtcttttgactttctttttaaaatcatccTGGTCGGGGACTCCAATGTGGGGAAGACCTGTGTGGTCCAGAGCTTCAAGTCTGGCATATTcatggagaagcagcagaacACCATCGGGGTCGACTTTACTGTTCGAACCCTGGACATCGATGGCAAGAAGGTGAAG ATGCAGGTGTGGGACACAGCAGGACAGGAGCGTTTCCGCACCATAACTCAGAGCTACTACCGCAGCGCCCACGGGGCCATGGTGGCCTACGACATCACACGCCGTACCACATTTGAATCTGTTTCCCACTGGATCAGGGAGGTGGAGCAGTACGGAGCTGCCAGCGTGCTGCTGATCCTCATTG GTAATAAGTCAGACCTCCAAGCTCAGAGGCAGGTGCTGTTCGAGGATGCGTGCACTCTGGCAGAAAACAACGGCGTGCTGGCTGCTCTGGAAACCTCAGCCAAGGAGGCCCAGAACGTGGAGGCGGCCTTCATCCTCATGGCCCGGGAGCTGCTGGCACGCAATGGCATGACCATCGTAGACGAGGCCTCTCAAGACCCTCAGTTCATGTTGAGTAACAGCTCCCACCCAGTCCACGGTACTGTGTCCTCAGATAAAAAATGTGGGTGCTGA
- the hdhd5 gene encoding haloacid dehalogenase-like hydrolase domain-containing 5 isoform X3, translated as MQRIRTLKTVRQLLKSSCEGAAKQVNTSPSTSRNYSHGPNSFGLLFDIDGVLVRGRTPIPAAKQCFRNLVDRNGKYKVPVVFVTNAGNCMRQTKAEHLSHLLDVEVSPEQVMLSHSPLRMFTQFHKMRVLVSGQGPVEEVAHNLGFQDVVTIDMLREAYPLLDVVDHNRRPKDGIPPTKGLRPIDAVILFGEPIRWETNLQLIVDVLLTNGNPENAWSSMQYPHIPVLACNMDLLWMAEAKNPRFGHGMFLVCLESLYKKVTGYELKYEALIGKPSVVTYNYAELLIRQQAERLGWSTPVKRLYAIGDNPMADIYGANLYNRYLQASLRTRAQMQAKSGGGGVDPLAGAVDDAPKMTSAELGGASSAYGAEQDLPEGCSSMLVCTGVYSRDQQELPSDPTHTVTEHRIFHGHRDFRFDPSLTQPSFEVQDVKEAVELVFQQEGWPLE; from the exons ATGCAGAGAATAAGGACTTTGAAAACTGTCCGGCAGCTGCTGAAATCAAGCTGTGAGGGAGCAGCAAAACAAGTAAACACCTCGCCTTCGACCTCAAGAAATTATAGCCAT GGCCCCAACTCATTCGGGCTCCTCTTCGACATCGATGGGGTGCTGGTGCGGGGCAGAACACCAATCCCTGCAGCCAAGCAGTGCTTCAGGAACCTGGTGGACCGCAATGGGAAATACAAGGTGCCTGTGGTGTTCGTCACCAACGCTGGGAACTGCATGAGGCAGACGAAGGCCGAGCATCTGTCACATCTGCTCGATGTGGAG GTTTCTCCAGAGCAGGTGATGCTGTCCCACAGTCCTTTGCGAATGTTTACCCAGTTCCACAAAATGCGTGTGCTGGTGTCGGGACAGGGTCCTGTGGAGGAGGTCGCTCACAA CCTGGGCTTTCAGGATGTTGTTACTATAGATATGCTCAGAGAGGCATATCCTCTTCTAGATGTCGTAGATCACAACAGAAGACCCAAAGACGGT ATCCCACCCACCAAAGGCTTACGGCCAATAGATG CTGTCATCTTATTTGGTGAGCCGATCAGATGGGAGACCAACCTCCAGCTTATCGTTGATGTGCTCCTAACAAACGGAAACCCAGAAAATGCCTGGAGTTCCATGCAGTACCCTCACATCCCGGTCCTGGCCTGTAACATGGACCTGCTGTGGATGGCCGAGGCGAAGAATCCcag GTTTGGTCATGGTATGTTCCTGGTGTGCTTAGAGAGCCTATACAAGAAGGTAACAGGCTATGAGCTGAAGTACGAGGCTCTGATAGGTAAACCCAGTGTGGTGACTTATAACTACGCTGAGCTGCTGATTAGACAGCAGGCTGAGAGACTTGGCTGGAGCACACCTGTGAAGAGGCTGTATGCTATAGG TGATAATCCCATGGCTGACATATACGGCGCCAACCTCTACAACCGCTACCTCCAGGCTTCTCTGCGCACCAGGGCCCAGATGCAGGCAAAGAGCGGCGGGGGAGGTGTGGATCCCTTGGCAGGAGCTGTCGATGACGCCCCTAAGATGACATCGGCAGAACTAGGTGGAGCGTCAAGTGCGTACGGGGCAGAGCAGGACCTCCCAGAGGGGTGCAGCTCCATGCTGGTGTGCACGGGAGTCTACAGCAGAGACCAGCAGGAGCTGCCCTCGGACCCGACGCACACCGTCACTGAGCACCGCATCTTCCACGGTCACAGGGACTTCCGCTTTGACCCCAGCCTCACGCAGCCGTCCTTTGAGGTGCAGGATGTGAAGGAGGCGGTGGAGCTGGTGTTCCAGCAGGAAGGCTGGCCTCTGGAGTAG
- the hdhd5 gene encoding haloacid dehalogenase-like hydrolase domain-containing 5 isoform X2, which translates to MQRIRTLKTVRQLLKSSCEGAAKQVNTSPSTSRNYSHLPLQGPNSFGLLFDIDGVLVRGRTPIPAAKQCFRNLVDRNGKYKVPVVFVTNAGNCMRQTKAEHLSHLLDVEVSPEQVMLSHSPLRMFTQFHKMRVLVSGQGPVEEVAHNLGFQDVVTIDMLREAYPLLDVVDHNRRPKDGIPPTKGLRPIDAVILFGEPIRWETNLQLIVDVLLTNGNPENAWSSMQYPHIPVLACNMDLLWMAEAKNPRFGHGMFLVCLESLYKKVTGYELKYEALIGKPSVVTYNYAELLIRQQAERLGWSTPVKRLYAIGDNPMADIYGANLYNRYLQASLRTRAQMQAKSGGGGVDPLAGAVDDAPKMTSAELGGASSAYGAEQDLPEGCSSMLVCTGVYSRDQQELPSDPTHTVTEHRIFHGHRDFRFDPSLTQPSFEVQDVKEAVELVFQQEGWPLE; encoded by the exons ATGCAGAGAATAAGGACTTTGAAAACTGTCCGGCAGCTGCTGAAATCAAGCTGTGAGGGAGCAGCAAAACAAGTAAACACCTCGCCTTCGACCTCAAGAAATTATAGCCAT CTCCCTCTTCAGGGCCCCAACTCATTCGGGCTCCTCTTCGACATCGATGGGGTGCTGGTGCGGGGCAGAACACCAATCCCTGCAGCCAAGCAGTGCTTCAGGAACCTGGTGGACCGCAATGGGAAATACAAGGTGCCTGTGGTGTTCGTCACCAACGCTGGGAACTGCATGAGGCAGACGAAGGCCGAGCATCTGTCACATCTGCTCGATGTGGAG GTTTCTCCAGAGCAGGTGATGCTGTCCCACAGTCCTTTGCGAATGTTTACCCAGTTCCACAAAATGCGTGTGCTGGTGTCGGGACAGGGTCCTGTGGAGGAGGTCGCTCACAA CCTGGGCTTTCAGGATGTTGTTACTATAGATATGCTCAGAGAGGCATATCCTCTTCTAGATGTCGTAGATCACAACAGAAGACCCAAAGACGGT ATCCCACCCACCAAAGGCTTACGGCCAATAGATG CTGTCATCTTATTTGGTGAGCCGATCAGATGGGAGACCAACCTCCAGCTTATCGTTGATGTGCTCCTAACAAACGGAAACCCAGAAAATGCCTGGAGTTCCATGCAGTACCCTCACATCCCGGTCCTGGCCTGTAACATGGACCTGCTGTGGATGGCCGAGGCGAAGAATCCcag GTTTGGTCATGGTATGTTCCTGGTGTGCTTAGAGAGCCTATACAAGAAGGTAACAGGCTATGAGCTGAAGTACGAGGCTCTGATAGGTAAACCCAGTGTGGTGACTTATAACTACGCTGAGCTGCTGATTAGACAGCAGGCTGAGAGACTTGGCTGGAGCACACCTGTGAAGAGGCTGTATGCTATAGG TGATAATCCCATGGCTGACATATACGGCGCCAACCTCTACAACCGCTACCTCCAGGCTTCTCTGCGCACCAGGGCCCAGATGCAGGCAAAGAGCGGCGGGGGAGGTGTGGATCCCTTGGCAGGAGCTGTCGATGACGCCCCTAAGATGACATCGGCAGAACTAGGTGGAGCGTCAAGTGCGTACGGGGCAGAGCAGGACCTCCCAGAGGGGTGCAGCTCCATGCTGGTGTGCACGGGAGTCTACAGCAGAGACCAGCAGGAGCTGCCCTCGGACCCGACGCACACCGTCACTGAGCACCGCATCTTCCACGGTCACAGGGACTTCCGCTTTGACCCCAGCCTCACGCAGCCGTCCTTTGAGGTGCAGGATGTGAAGGAGGCGGTGGAGCTGGTGTTCCAGCAGGAAGGCTGGCCTCTGGAGTAG
- the slc15a5 gene encoding solute carrier family 15 member 5, with protein MVAGDLPRLPEGSSQLRRLSKTPRPDQGPPRKSRKKLQVIICVLLVELCERFTFFGIVCNMILFCTVKLGYGNYLAATVNLCFIGASTLTPVLVGWFAETCLGRSKVLYLCAFLHFFGTAMLPVVAFPFEDFYIDTHHMTHQLKPREQQILFYTGLLAAALGIGGIRAILCPMGAYSLQVYNQHQLLSFFNWFYWLVNLNSMVVFLGIAYIQQSVAKNLGFLIPFTSVLLALIAIHMMRNKLTYKPKKGGSLLTTLGVFLNSLKMCCLHYRHLSGDVASWLDRAKENNGGRYSETHVENVKVLAKLFPLYGLQLLYRACITQIPSGYYIQTMNSNLHLNNLLLPIGAMNVVSILPLLLLAPLIECVTTCYLSMEKTPLAPAKVITLGHACATLSVLVAGLSELQRKAYPLVEQTLSGKVLQVPSMPCFHLAPQYILLGLAEALVTPACSLISFQLTPSHLRGISLHFLTLSYGGSCFLGAFIIQLLYFLSGGNFYPNILHDGNLERFFFLLATLMAVNTLVFWSVSYRYIDLSVQGKALTISPLAEKLLHYKACLRFYDTVDCSYTNASIESIL; from the exons ATGGTGGCAGGAGACCTTCCGAGACTGCCGGAGGGCAGTAGCCAACTGCGTCGACTCTCCAAGACCCCTCGTCCAGACCAGGGACCACCAAGGAAGTCCCGCAAGAAGCTCCAAGTCATCATCTGTGTACTGCTTGTGGAGCTGTGtgaaagattcactttcttTGGGATTGTATGCAACATGATTCTCTTCTGCACTGTGAAGCTGGGTTATGGTAACTACCTGGCTGCGACAGTCAACCTGTGCTTTATAGGAGCCAGCACCCTGACCCCTGTTCTGGTGGGGTGGTTTGCAGAAACCTGCTTGGGAAGGTCCAAGGTGCTCTACTTGTGTgctttccttcatttctttg GCACAGCCATGCTGCCCGTGGTGGCATTTCCATTCGAAGATTTCTACATTGACACTCATCACATGACGCACCAGCTGAAACCTCGGGAGCAGCAGATCTTGTTCTACACCGGCCTCTTGGCTGCTGCTCTGGGCATTGGCGGCATCCGGGCCATCCTCTGTCCCATGGGAGCCTATAGCCTGCAGGTCTACAATCAGCACCAGCTCCTGTCCTTCTTCAACTG GTTCTACTGGTTGGTCAATCTGAATTCCATGGTGGTGTTTCTGGGTATTGCTTACATCCAGCAGTCTGTGGCCAAGAATCTGGGCTTCCTGATCCCCTTCACGTCTGTGCTGCTGGCTCTGATCGCCATACACATGATGCGGAACAAACTCACCTATAAACCCAAGAAAG GTGGATCTTTATTGACCACACTGGGAGTTTTCTTGAACTCTCTCAAGATGTGCTGCCTCCACTATCGCCACCTGAGTGGAGATGTAGCATCTTGGCTGGACCGGGCCAAGGAGAACAACGGAGGCCGTTACAGCGAAACACACGTAGAGAATGTCAAAGTCCTGGCGAAGCTCTTCCCTCTTTATGGGCTTCAGCTGCTGTACAGAGCCTGCATCACACAG ATTCCCTCAGGTTACTACATACAGACGATGAACTCAAACCTTCACCTGAACAACCTCTTGTTGCCCATTGGAGCCATGAACGTGGTCAGCatcctgcctctgctgctcttagCTCCACTGATCGAGTGTGTGACAACTTGCTACCTGTCCATGGAAAAAACTCCTCTGGCACCTGCGAAAGTCATCA ctctggGCCATGCGTGTGCCACTCTGTCGGTCCTGGTGGCAGGTTTgtctgagctgcagaggaaggcTTACCCTCTGGTGGAGCAGACTCTGTCTGGAAAGGTTCTGCAAGTGCCGTCCATGCCATGTTTCCACCTGGCTCCTCAGTACATCCTACTTGGTCTCGCAGAGGCCCTGGTCACCCCTGCAT GTTCCCTCATATCTTTCCAGCTGACCCCGAGCCACCTCAGAGGGATCTCCCTGCACTTCCTCACTCTGTCCTATGGAGGGAGCTGCTTTCTAGGAGCCTTCATCATTCAGCTGCTGTACTTTCTCTCTGGAG GTAACTTCTACCCAAACATACTGCATGACGGGAATCTGGAGAGATTCTTCTTCCTTCTGGCCACACTGATGGCTGTAAATACCCTTGTGTTTTGGAGTGTATCTTACAG GTACATAGACCTGAGTGTGCAGGGTAAAGCACTGACCATCAGCCCTCTGGCTGAGAAGCTGCTGCATTACAAGGCCTGTCTGCGCTTCTACGACACTGTGGATTGCTCCTACACAAATGCCTCCATTGAATCTATTTTATGA
- the rab19 gene encoding ras-related protein Rab-19 isoform X1, with protein MQWCRWAGSWRSHLPRQSAGPEIEDSFDFLFKIILVGDSNVGKTCVVQSFKSGIFMEKQQNTIGVDFTVRTLDIDGKKVKMQVWDTAGQERFRTITQSYYRSAHGAMVAYDITRRTTFESVSHWIREVEQYGAASVLLILIGNKSDLQAQRQVLFEDACTLAENNGVLAALETSAKEAQNVEAAFILMARELLARNGMTIVDEASQDPQFMLSNSSHPVHGTVSSDKKCGC; from the exons ATGCAGTGGTGCAGGTGGGCTGGCAGTTGGAGATCACACCTACCAAGACAG TCTGCAGGGCCGGAGATTGAGGACtcttttgactttctttttaaaatcatccTGGTCGGGGACTCCAATGTGGGGAAGACCTGTGTGGTCCAGAGCTTCAAGTCTGGCATATTcatggagaagcagcagaacACCATCGGGGTCGACTTTACTGTTCGAACCCTGGACATCGATGGCAAGAAGGTGAAG ATGCAGGTGTGGGACACAGCAGGACAGGAGCGTTTCCGCACCATAACTCAGAGCTACTACCGCAGCGCCCACGGGGCCATGGTGGCCTACGACATCACACGCCGTACCACATTTGAATCTGTTTCCCACTGGATCAGGGAGGTGGAGCAGTACGGAGCTGCCAGCGTGCTGCTGATCCTCATTG GTAATAAGTCAGACCTCCAAGCTCAGAGGCAGGTGCTGTTCGAGGATGCGTGCACTCTGGCAGAAAACAACGGCGTGCTGGCTGCTCTGGAAACCTCAGCCAAGGAGGCCCAGAACGTGGAGGCGGCCTTCATCCTCATGGCCCGGGAGCTGCTGGCACGCAATGGCATGACCATCGTAGACGAGGCCTCTCAAGACCCTCAGTTCATGTTGAGTAACAGCTCCCACCCAGTCCACGGTACTGTGTCCTCAGATAAAAAATGTGGGTGCTGA
- the ccdc34 gene encoding coiled-coil domain-containing protein 34, with product MSGGRMPNCPASASKGFSSTPVKTSQGKDFHTSKGLDDGVLTDDEDTFSLLSPIYHDSFDSDEDLEPSPGQHTSPKQSDDSRLSVSPVRCELPRTTSEQMLNAAVEPVSSPTLSAWEMWLVNKAKEDRLKLEMKAEEERLLKEKKEQQEREREQKNIVMEEKIQEWLKMKREQEKHEHLLKQHKEEEEIQRQQKKQREIEHKAQQKYKDWLQKKNQEKIEIEKKEKEEAALKEEQEKERRKRAEENFKEWLAKSNEKSRASPKSPCYPASPYDTSYPSPSFYNPIPWKPIHVPPPETSHNKTSGKKPQKQRKCQQSPGTAFRLRNSASAAQLLQKR from the exons ATGTCCGGAGGGAGGATGCCGAACTGTCCTGCCTCTGCGTCCAAGGGCTTCAGCTCGACACCTGTCAAAACTAGCCAGGGGAAAGACTTCCACACATCCAAGGGCTTGGACGACGGCGTCCTAACCGACGACGAAGACACATTTTCCCTGCTTTCTCCCATCTATCATGACAGTTTTGACAGCGATGAAGACCTGGAGCCCAGCCCAGGTCAACATACTTCACCCAAGCAGAGCGACGACTCCAGACTCAGCGTTTCACCAGTCAG ATGTGAGCTACCAAGAACAACTTCAGAACAGATGCTGAATGCAGCTGTGGAGCCGGTATCCTCACCTACTCTCAGTGCATGGGAAATGTGGCTGGTGAACAAAGCCAAAGAAGACCGTCTCAAAttggaaatgaaagcagaggAG GAGCGGttactgaaggaaaaaaaagaacagcaagAAAGAGAGCGGGAACAGAAAAATATTGTCATGGAAGAGAAAATTCAAGAATGGCTcaagatgaaaagagaacag GAGAAGCACGAGCATCTTCtaaaacagcacaaagaggaggaggagatacagaggcagcagaaaaaacagagagagattgaaCACAAAGCTCAGCAAAAGTACAAAGACTGGCTGCAGAAGAAGAACCAAGAAAAgatagaaatagaaaagaaggagaaa GAGGAAGCTGCCctgaaggaggagcaggagaaagagCGCCGCAAGAGGGCAGAGGAGAACTTTAAGGAATGGCTGGCAAAATCCAATGAAAAAAGCAGAGCAAGTCCCAAATCACCTTGCTACCCAGCAA GTCCCTACGACACATCCTACCCATCACCCAGCTTCTACAATCCGATCCCATGGAAACCGATTCACGTCCCTCCTCCAGAAACATCACACAATAAGACGTCTGGCAAGAAACCTCAGAAACAACGAAAATGCCAACAAAGCCCCGGCACCGCTTTTAGACTGAGAAACTCTGCGAGTGCAGCGCAGTTACTGCAGAAGAGATGA
- the rab19 gene encoding ras-related protein Rab-19 isoform X3 → MNILTADDSFDFLFKIILVGDSNVGKTCVVQSFKSGIFMEKQQNTIGVDFTVRTLDIDGKKVKMQVWDTAGQERFRTITQSYYRSAHGAMVAYDITRRTTFESVSHWIREVEQYGAASVLLILIGNKSDLQAQRQVLFEDACTLAENNGVLAALETSAKEAQNVEAAFILMARELLARNGMTIVDEASQDPQFMLSNSSHPVHGTVSSDKKCGC, encoded by the exons ATGAACATACTGACTGCAGAT GACtcttttgactttctttttaaaatcatccTGGTCGGGGACTCCAATGTGGGGAAGACCTGTGTGGTCCAGAGCTTCAAGTCTGGCATATTcatggagaagcagcagaacACCATCGGGGTCGACTTTACTGTTCGAACCCTGGACATCGATGGCAAGAAGGTGAAG ATGCAGGTGTGGGACACAGCAGGACAGGAGCGTTTCCGCACCATAACTCAGAGCTACTACCGCAGCGCCCACGGGGCCATGGTGGCCTACGACATCACACGCCGTACCACATTTGAATCTGTTTCCCACTGGATCAGGGAGGTGGAGCAGTACGGAGCTGCCAGCGTGCTGCTGATCCTCATTG GTAATAAGTCAGACCTCCAAGCTCAGAGGCAGGTGCTGTTCGAGGATGCGTGCACTCTGGCAGAAAACAACGGCGTGCTGGCTGCTCTGGAAACCTCAGCCAAGGAGGCCCAGAACGTGGAGGCGGCCTTCATCCTCATGGCCCGGGAGCTGCTGGCACGCAATGGCATGACCATCGTAGACGAGGCCTCTCAAGACCCTCAGTTCATGTTGAGTAACAGCTCCCACCCAGTCCACGGTACTGTGTCCTCAGATAAAAAATGTGGGTGCTGA
- the hdhd5 gene encoding haloacid dehalogenase-like hydrolase domain-containing 5 isoform X1 encodes MQRIRTLKTVRQLLKSSCEGAAKQVNTSPSTSRNYSHLPLQGPNSFGLLFDIDGVLVRGRTPIPAAKQCFRNLVDRNGKYKVPVVFVTNAGNCMRQTKAEHLSHLLDVEVSPEQVMLSHSPLRMFTQFHKMRVLVSGQGPVEEVAHNLGFQDVVTIDMLREAYPLLDVVDHNRRPKDGVSSISVEASLCSVTGELGILPIVYNVLQIPPTKGLRPIDAVILFGEPIRWETNLQLIVDVLLTNGNPENAWSSMQYPHIPVLACNMDLLWMAEAKNPRFGHGMFLVCLESLYKKVTGYELKYEALIGKPSVVTYNYAELLIRQQAERLGWSTPVKRLYAIGDNPMADIYGANLYNRYLQASLRTRAQMQAKSGGGGVDPLAGAVDDAPKMTSAELGGASSAYGAEQDLPEGCSSMLVCTGVYSRDQQELPSDPTHTVTEHRIFHGHRDFRFDPSLTQPSFEVQDVKEAVELVFQQEGWPLE; translated from the exons ATGCAGAGAATAAGGACTTTGAAAACTGTCCGGCAGCTGCTGAAATCAAGCTGTGAGGGAGCAGCAAAACAAGTAAACACCTCGCCTTCGACCTCAAGAAATTATAGCCAT CTCCCTCTTCAGGGCCCCAACTCATTCGGGCTCCTCTTCGACATCGATGGGGTGCTGGTGCGGGGCAGAACACCAATCCCTGCAGCCAAGCAGTGCTTCAGGAACCTGGTGGACCGCAATGGGAAATACAAGGTGCCTGTGGTGTTCGTCACCAACGCTGGGAACTGCATGAGGCAGACGAAGGCCGAGCATCTGTCACATCTGCTCGATGTGGAG GTTTCTCCAGAGCAGGTGATGCTGTCCCACAGTCCTTTGCGAATGTTTACCCAGTTCCACAAAATGCGTGTGCTGGTGTCGGGACAGGGTCCTGTGGAGGAGGTCGCTCACAA CCTGGGCTTTCAGGATGTTGTTACTATAGATATGCTCAGAGAGGCATATCCTCTTCTAGATGTCGTAGATCACAACAGAAGACCCAAAGACGGTGTAAGTAGCATCAGTGTTGAAGCCAGTTTATGTTCAGTTACGGGTGAGTTAGGCATCTTACCAATTGTGTATAATGTCTTACAGATCCCACCCACCAAAGGCTTACGGCCAATAGATG CTGTCATCTTATTTGGTGAGCCGATCAGATGGGAGACCAACCTCCAGCTTATCGTTGATGTGCTCCTAACAAACGGAAACCCAGAAAATGCCTGGAGTTCCATGCAGTACCCTCACATCCCGGTCCTGGCCTGTAACATGGACCTGCTGTGGATGGCCGAGGCGAAGAATCCcag GTTTGGTCATGGTATGTTCCTGGTGTGCTTAGAGAGCCTATACAAGAAGGTAACAGGCTATGAGCTGAAGTACGAGGCTCTGATAGGTAAACCCAGTGTGGTGACTTATAACTACGCTGAGCTGCTGATTAGACAGCAGGCTGAGAGACTTGGCTGGAGCACACCTGTGAAGAGGCTGTATGCTATAGG TGATAATCCCATGGCTGACATATACGGCGCCAACCTCTACAACCGCTACCTCCAGGCTTCTCTGCGCACCAGGGCCCAGATGCAGGCAAAGAGCGGCGGGGGAGGTGTGGATCCCTTGGCAGGAGCTGTCGATGACGCCCCTAAGATGACATCGGCAGAACTAGGTGGAGCGTCAAGTGCGTACGGGGCAGAGCAGGACCTCCCAGAGGGGTGCAGCTCCATGCTGGTGTGCACGGGAGTCTACAGCAGAGACCAGCAGGAGCTGCCCTCGGACCCGACGCACACCGTCACTGAGCACCGCATCTTCCACGGTCACAGGGACTTCCGCTTTGACCCCAGCCTCACGCAGCCGTCCTTTGAGGTGCAGGATGTGAAGGAGGCGGTGGAGCTGGTGTTCCAGCAGGAAGGCTGGCCTCTGGAGTAG